attcattttatacgtcgtaactttaatttaaaccgtcgtcttaataagaatttttgtttacaatttttttctttgattttcttatcctacgtcggtagatctacttaatgacaagaattgaaataaccacgacggtttatatagaaaaccgccgacataatcagatttttctgggatcccaagggttacgaaatcttaccagacggaactctgttccacatcataatcttaacagatgacacagatttgaaatcagagagacaattatttcgaagttgataaaatccacgtcggttgtattaaacttaacgacgtttaacaaaataatctacgtcggtaattataaatctaccttAATATAAGCGACGagaaaagcattgacaatgtcttcatcatatctcccagcaactactgattcgattgctcatgctttagaggccatctgaagccatttctattctttatcgcattcttgaaacccatcttcttcttttgaagctctacggataaaggaagaggctatcacaaatctgacggatcttcttagtaaagaaaatcaagcagaggatcaggcacatctgatcttcagatttccctgagaagcgaactttccttcgacagcgagtggaggccaggcttgcatctcttttgatggaaagcaaggagtattcagaagcactaagtgtcctatcaggcttgatcaaggaagtgagaaggctagttgacaagcttcttcttgtggacatagatttgatgcgagtaagctcaatttctctttgagaaagacatccaaattattgtctttgagatgtgagagacagtgtctctgagagaggaagaacttggaaccctaaattttaaccgcgaaaatgaatgaaagcgacaaatttatagaataaatttttaaaatcaacggCGGTCCGAaccaaaaaccgccgtttaaattttacaatcaacgtcgctcaaaaaatatattacgtcgtcttagtcttacttaagacgactaaaaacgacgacataaaaacaaaaacagtcgttgtttttatattcttattttatttaaatctgtcatccaaaaaagaaactttacatattcctgaatattaatttccttcattttaaatttcctcgggaaaaaaaactctatttataacgcactgtaattgaaaaataaactgaaaagtcacgggaaaaaaaattctattcataatttaaaaattcaaatccacgtcggttatattaaacttaacgacgttaaatgataggattccacgtcgcaaaacaaatattgcgtcgtgttagttaaaaacgacgtagttatatgtaactgccgtattatttttttgaaatggttttatatgtaagcaacttttcgtctacttgaaaacaacgtcggttatattaaacctaacgacgttaaattaatgattccacgtcgcaaaacaaaaattgcgtcgttttagttaaaaacgacgtagttatatgtaaccgccgtattatttttttgaaatcgttttatatattagcaacttttcgacttacacatgcacagtttccaaacccgattaaaaatttcaatctacaagagaaaacttttcgtcttttttcctgtcagagcaccgtcagagtatctcatcgtcttcctctcgtcttcttcgtcgtctctgaacgcaaaagatcgatctttttcctcttgctttcattgcacgcaaaaggtaagctttcattttcactattttggttactgttttgcatgctcatacgttttttgtttgaaaaatctttttaccttttttctggccaaaatcattttacttctttccaagtttgataaaatatacagacaaagagggaaagtttccaactttgaagacaactacctcaactaaataagacgacggtagttcttatttacgtggttaaatatgtagaccacgacggttcgtcagtcgttctagcgtcgtctgaaaattgacaaagttgtttttaaaataaagtctttttttatttgcttgtttaattgcaggtttgatttctctgaacaatggtttttgtttttcccttatttgataaaatataaagaaaaagaaactagggttggtatctaaaaaGACGACAGTctgtcttattgttttacgtcgtgtgaatgttaataccacgacggtttattactatttacgtcgtatgaaatcaataccacgacgttatataaataatgtttttaccacgacggtgtattactatttacgtcgtgtgaacataaataccacgacgttatataaataatggttttaaacatttattacgtctgagattatttcattgcgtcgtttaaaatcatatcatacgtcgtattttattaataaccgtcgtttgtgttcttaatcttttcctgaaatattttcacttgcagttttgtcagttaaaatggtttctcaacaacaaactaaagattctggctccaagaagcttggaattgtagctcctcaagacaagtcttcgaaggagatgaagtcttcgaagaagatgaagtttgcttcatcatctgctgagacagaaccaaccagccagacaacaatctctgatgattcaaagactggtcgaggtatgagcacaatgcctcgtgttgtgaagagaaagcttcagaaagtgaggccaattgttgagtacaataaaatggggaaaggtattggccaagcacatattgaaatgcagtcgtacattggtgtcttggctcgctccagagttccccttgtggacaagaaatggtcccaaatccccaaggatgttaaggagcagatatgggaggcagttgacatggcttttgtcgtaggtcaagggggcaagaaatctgttttagcttcagctgccaagaaatggaaggatttcaagtctacactaactaggcattatatccttccatacaccaatgacaaggagaaattaagccatcccccggaaacttataaattcatagagaaagcacagtgggatgcctttgtagcttcaaggctttcccaagattttgagtctgtgcattctcaacatgcacagattagggagaaactcgagtacaatcatcgattgtctcgaaaaggatatgctggattggaggatgaattggaggaaaccatgcctggggtagaaattgatcgatctaccttatggaagagagctagacaggacaaacatggtaacatccccgatccaaaggtggcagaaaaagcaaaattaattgtaagcctactcactctgttttaaatttttattaaactgtgaaaaattcttttaacgtctgatgttattttttttcgtcgtgtgaatgatattaccacgtcgaacttttaaaacacgtcgttaaaggtctaattaggaatcactactctgttttctttaattatagacgtcggtggttcattttagcgtcgtgtgaattgtattaccacgtcgacactttttaaataacgtcgttaaaggtctaaataggaaaaactgctctgttttctttaattatagcataagacgtcggtggttcattttagcgtcgtgtgaatgtattaccacgtcgacaatttttaaataacgtcgttaaaggtctacaTAGGAAAAActgctctgttttctttaattatagcataagacgtcggtggttcattttagcgtcgtgtgaattgtattaccacgtcgataatttgtaaataacgtcgttaaaggtctacataggaatcactatgttttctgtaattatagcataagacgtcggtggtataactaccgtcgtgataagttataataacgtcggtttatatgtttttgcgtcgtgtgaaattatataatacgtcgtttgtatataattaaccgtcgtgtgttttttttaggatgatttgcagaaacaagtctcggaaggcaaagtcagagtagatggcagcaaggatgtgctgaccatggctttgggccccgagcatcctggcagattgagaggagtaggtgctgggatttccccaaggcagtatttcaatttacccaaaccacagagggttagctttgacgaccgtttgaaggagagtttaagagttctccttcaagaagagactaaaaagatggaggctaaggcaagggaagaggccttaaggatggaggctagaacaaaacaattggtggaggctgagagggagcatttcctgagtcagctttcccaattaattcccaattttgatccaaatattcttaaacaaagaattagccaaagccccaaaaatccaatgtcgtctgacaaagctagctgctctggaggtgatgtgagatccctccatgttgaggatgatactgccaaggatgaagagaagaaagaagaaaaaagagaagaagagaaggaagaagaaaaggagaaagaagatgaagaaaagcatgacgacaaggtatgttcacataactttgccttttatatttttttttcaaaatttcagacgtcgatatttttctttaatccgTCGTTGTTTACAAATTAGACGGCGGAATTATTTTAcgacgtaataaaatatttaccacgacgtttaattgattttcacCGTCGTAATAAACTATTTATTTCACCGTCGATATTTTTAcgacgtaataaaatatttaccacgacgtcgatattttttcaccgtcgtttaaatacttttcagacgacgtttaATTCCTTACACCGTcgtctttatttaattaccacgtcattttttttatttctttaaacaggttattgaagttggtgattattcaaatatggaggcgccatcttctttgaaaagcctttgtcgttatgtggaaacgacactcctgcctgaggataagatcttggaatttaaaattgataaggaggtgtttgggaGTGAtcgcgataccttcctcctgcctgaagatattacacaatttgcaggcatggaagaaattggagctactgtggtggctgtatatatgaggttcgtaattctaaaataatacgtcgttggtttatatatttcgtcgtcttaactaactaaccacgtcgtgtgaaatattatattataacgtaccgtcgtgataaatatattataacgtcctcatctatttcagtacgtcgtgtgaaatattataatacgtcgttttgtatacataaccgtcgtgtgtttttttgtgctgacttgtttatattattttatgtatttaggcacttacatgatgttttgaaacaagcaaaaatgtgcagcatggttggcttcatcgaccctgctacagttagtgccaactctggtACAGTAGCTGAGAGATCACGactggtagcagctcgacttcagaagacagacggggaacagattttcatgatgccttacaatccagggttagtctccttaggattttgtttttaagattttcaataaatgacagcttataaactaaccacgtcggtattttattttattaagtcgtttgaaactactaaccacgtcggtatttatttatcgtcgtgataaatatataatgtcgtcgttttattatttatttcgtcgtgtgaaatattataatacgtcgtttttgtaaataaccgtcgtttttatattaattttgtgcagccgtcattggatcttgctgattgtaagagcaaagaaggagaccgtctattttttggatcctctgccaggtcatcgtgtggtcgatgaagaggcgaaaaacatcgtgaatagtgctataaaaatatataattctcacataggccgagcaggacgtaaagctgtaatttggaaaactctctcgggcacaccaaagcaacccagcagtgtcgaatgcgggtattatgtgatgcgcttcatgagggacatcatcatggatccttccttgggtttgagaataaggtaagaagaaattaccttcatacatttcacgtcgttttttgtattatcaacgacggtcatgtaaaattaccgtcgttgaatatatatactacgtcggttatgaaaaatatcgtcgtctgtgattgaatttctttttattgataaaccctaatagtcattgtttatgcagtatgccaagggaaaccaggaagcttcatacccccaagaagccattgatgaagtccggaatgaatgggcagagactgttttccaatttattaaatagggCAATtgttgaacacttgatatttatgtataatgtacaaattttctctataatatttaatgtaaaaatttgttgaggttttcttaaattaaaaaaaaaaacaaacatacaaattgcgtaaccgacgtgtaatacttttccaacgacctaataaagtcaaaaaccgtcgtattttgttgtttcgttttaaacaaatacgacgtaaaaggatagttagacgacgttctttgaacaattgagtcgtttatggtttacaacatcttcaatttcttaagggttcagggtattactttgtaacgacagcagttaagtcgtggaatatatattttacgtcgtatagttaaatagccgccatggtttctcattttaacgacgtcattttaacgacTTAGTTGTCTATTGCAATNNNNNNNNNNAAAATTTATCAATTGGTTtgctgattttatttttcattttgtttttaaggtTATGTGATGTACTAAAGAAGAATCATGCCTTGAAATAAAGTTATGTTTTCTTTGCAAATTCCAATGATTGATTAtggtattattttatttgtgttgATTATTCTTAGGGATGGAAAGTGAAGGTAACAGTCAAAACTTTGaacaaggaaagaaaggaaCTAGGCGGTCATGGTCCAAGTTTGAAGAAGATTCGTTTTTGACCGTGCTAGATGATTTTGTGGCTGCAGGCCAACGCTGTGAGACTGGTAGTTTCAAATCAGGTACTATGGTCCAAATGGAGAAGGCTTTGAATATTAAATGTCCTGATTCGGGGCTAAAGGCATGCCCTCATATTGAATCCAAATTGAAGAAGTGGAAAAAACAATATAGCATAGTCTATGACATGATAAACACAAGTGGATTTGCTTGGAATGATATAAAAAAGTGTGTTGAGGTTGACAGTAATGATGCATGGGAAACTTATGTGCAGGTACatgattatatatttttgctATTTTGCTTACATTATGATGTCAAGTGGGTTTGATGAGTGTGGATTttaaactttcttttgttattattatttctttaacatattgaaaataagCTAAGTGGTGCCTTGTTTTATCATAGCACCACAAGGAAGCAGCCGAATGGAGGAGCAAACCATTTCCTTTGTTTGATAGACTTTCTAATATCTTCGGAAAGGATCGTGCTAACGGACAAAGAGCTGAAGCCCCCGCTGACATGATGGAAGAGCAAAGCAATAATGATGTTAATGCTAGTGATAATTGTGTCCAGGAAGATGCATCTCCTATGTCTTTAAACATAGAAGGAAGCCAATCTATGAACAGTCAAAATAAGAGGAAAAGAGCTACAAGCTCAAGTGATGAAGAGAAGATTGTGACTGTATTGGAGAAATTGTTTGAAGCTTCTGGGAAAAGGATGCAAATGGTGACTGAGGCTATAATAAAAGGTAATGAAGATCGATCTGATATTGCCAAAGAACTCAAGAGAATGGGATTTTCTCCTTTAGATCAAATTACAGCACTAAAACTCATTTTGGAGAAGCCACAAAACATATCTATATTCATGTCTTTGGATGATGATATCAAGAAAGTGTTTGTTGAGCAGTTGCTTAGTGACAATGCTTGAGGACATGGCCTAGCTAAGTTTGATGCATCTATCTTTTTGGAAACACCACAAATGATGGATTGATAAGATTGGCTTCATTTTGGAAACACCACAAATTGTATAATATTTTGCTAGCATTAAAGCCATATGGTTCATGGTTGTGGGGCTTATTagtttcattttgaaattgtGGATGTTTATTTGTATGTATTAATGGTAGAATTGTGTGTAGCGAACTAAACCTCTAATTTCTGAGTCATGTAGATGACTTTggcatatatgaaaaatatctaACTTTTGCATATATGAAATGTACATGTGAATTTGGTTTGGAGGAAAAGAAATGTATATTGTCAATTTGGTAATTCTAATAACCAAAAAACTtacatttaattatttaaaaattattatttttaaatataaaataattattgttaGTCCCACAcagcaccaaacataggtcttcactatttttacaatccagcttcttagtccgacgcagcaccaaacgtaggtcagcacttaatccagcttagtccaatccgagctaatccaagacagtcccaggatttagtccagtccatgacagtccgccgtaccaaacgacccctaAGGGAACAGTGTGGTCCCGGGTCCCCTGTCAtctctttttaaaatatgtatataaataatactatgtatattaatatattttaataatatcattttcatgcctacctatttttgttaaattttactGTACctattttaaagagaaatccTTAAAATCTAAGTCTTTTTCACCTATGTCTCTCTTTTTTCAGTGAACATCCTCCTTGCTCTTACAACCATATGTTtgtgacttttttttattctcttattctccatataatatattatcaaGTTTCAATTCAGTTAACTCACTTAATTAAAGGTTTGTTAAactttctcttattttttatCGTTTTCTCTCCACCTATGGTTTGGTtggttttgtgaaattttgatttattctCTCTATTGAATTTAATGAGTCTTCCAATTTATGTGTAGATTAGGAAATGAAAAAGttgtaaatattatatatatatatatatcctgcACTTTCAGCCACTTCTAAAGCAGCAGAAACAGCTCCTTTTCCAGCTAATCTAAGTGCCAACCCCTTAGGATATCTTCCGTACACTCTGCTTCAACCTGACTCTATAAATTCTATGGAAAGAAGCATGTAATTGTTCCTATATACCATCAGTGCAACAATGGGAGAAGCATTGCAACATGTAATGCCAGGAACCAAGCcgaacaaacaaacaaacaaactcagagagaatgagagggGAAATAGACTCTTTCCAACTATACAAGACATTTTCATCAAAGACTTGCAATAGATTGATACACTTCCTCCTATAAATCTGAAATATCAAATAGGAACATTTTTATACTAGAACCAAGCACTGCTCCACAAATGTAACAAATCCGATGAAAGATGATGGATGGATGCCATAGTCATATCAACTAGCAGCCACTTGTTTTATCCTTCAATCGCAGGCAATACTGCAAATTATTGCTCTACTGCCTCCATAAccctgagagagagagtccaGACTCTGACTGATTTTCGTCCCCGCATTCAATGATTAGCTGAAGTAGAAAGCGATGAGAAAGTGCAAGAGCATCCATGAGCTTTCCTTAGAATTCAAAGTAAACCTGCTAGAATTTATATACAGAACACCAGAAGAAGATAACAATACAAGTCAACTGAAGAAGTAGCGCCGCACCATCTTCTTGTCCATTTAAATGAATGTTGAAACACTGCCGCTACCGACAATGTCAACAACTTCCGACTATCAATCTCACGTAGTCTCTTGATCCACTGTCAACATCAGGTGCCTGCAACAGTCCACCGACCAAGGACCTCGATTCTTCCAAAGTAATTAAGAAGCAAGAGATCTTCAACAATCAGATTTCGTTGGTATTCGAAAAACAGTCTGCCAAGCAGTGTTCGAAACATCGGCCGCCTAGGCGCtttgccctttttttatttcatttaattactttaattagtaataaacttttaattattattttcttagtaTAAAATCAgtatttcaatattttaattagATTTCAGAAATTACTTGATAAATAGTATTTAATTCTATTAAAGTCTTTTGTGgactttaaaaattatttttaaaatagtttccattatttaaaaatcctataaaattattttaagtacccaaaaatatattaagaTTTATTTTAGTATTCCAAAAATAGATTTCAGCttccaaaccctaaattcaaGTCTCGAACCAAGAACCCTTGCTTCCAAACTAGTTCcaaaaatagtaattaattattgtaaattatttataaatataacttaAACTATGCTTGTTTGATAATTTATAATGAGTGCTTCTTTTTTTGCAGCTttgataatttaattataaatataaattattctttatgcttaacttctaagttttttttttttttttttggtagtaCTGTTATATGCTTTATGCTTAACTTTGTTCCCATGTTTTATAAAACTTATGGTACTttatattatgtatatatccttttttttttgtcatgatTTGggtattaatttataatttataatacaaaataattataaatttatttatttatcattatataaatttatttttttattttaaaataatttgtgagttcttttattttatctttattttaattttattttttattttttattccatGTGGCGCAATATGTGTGTGTCCATGTGGACGCATTAATTTCCATGTGAGTGTTTTAACGGAGGGATTGACTAGCTGATGTATTAAACATTATGCATGCGACTGAgatggaaaaaaaactctGTATCGAAGGCTAAAACTCGGACAATTTCATAGTAGTAAAatgatataatatatatatatatatatgatgttTTGGTTCTCTTGGTTACTTTGGCATGTATTGTCCTCCTTCCCCACACATGACCGCCGAGAGTGATGATAGTTGAGATGATGGCAGTGGTGGTGACCATGGGCGGTTcgggtggtggtgatgataaCCTTGGTAAGATGGTTAGTGTACATGATTTTTTGAGGGATTCCTCAACTGAAGTTTtctgtgtatatatatgagtTCAATACAACCAGAAGCTCCTTCACTTTtccacatatatataagctTTCTTGTGAATACTCAAAATCCTATATTCGTATTTGCTAGTTCTAATGAACGTTGAGTTCAAAGGTTTACAACAATGAATGAAATAATGAAACAATTGAACAAATGAAAGTAATTGATAAACAGTCGTCAAATAAC
The window above is part of the Prunus dulcis chromosome 1, ALMONDv2, whole genome shotgun sequence genome. Proteins encoded here:
- the LOC117626648 gene encoding uncharacterized protein LOC117626648 — translated: MDLPPGCNLARDKENQVCKLRKSLYGLKQSPRAWFGRFTKYMKNFGYIQSNGKHTLFLKRDGRRLTALIVYVDGIVVIENDTKEQLKLHKYLSQEFEMEDLGDLKYFLGIEVAKSTTGIFRSQRQYVLDLFIETGMLGCKPADIPIEMNHKLCEDMDQEPTNKELYQRLVGMLIYLAHTRPDIAYVVSVVSQFMHSLSVSHRNAIDWILRYLKSALGKDVDWAGSIIDRRSTSGYFTFVGGMESEGNSQNFEQGKKGTRRSWSKFEEDSFLTVLDDFVAAGQRCETGSFKSGTMVQMEKALNIKCPDSGLKACPHIESKLKKWKKQYSIVYDMINTSGFAWNDIKKCVEVDSNDAWETYVQHHKEAAEWRSKPFPLFDRLSNIFGKDRANGQRAEAPADMMEEQSNNDVNASDNCVQEDASPMSLNIEGSQSMNSQNKRKRATSSSDEEKIVTVLEKLFEASGKRMQMVTEAIIKGNEDRSDIAKELKRMGFSPLDQITALKLILEKPQNISIFMSLDDDIKKVFVEQLLSDNA